Proteins from one Streptomyces sp. NBC_00289 genomic window:
- the tdh gene encoding L-threonine 3-dehydrogenase: MKALVKEKAEPGLWLADVPEPAVGPGDVLIKVLRTGICGTDLHIRAWDGWARQTIRTPLVLGHEFVGEVVETGRDVTEIGVGDTVSGEGHLVCGKCRNCLAGRRHLCRATVGLGVGRDGAFAEYVALPASNVWVHRAPVDLDVAAIFDPFGNAVHTALSFPLVGEDVLITGAGPIGLMAAAVARHAGARNVVITDVSEERLELARKIGVSLALNVSQSTIADGQRELGLREGFDIGLEMSGRPEAMRDMIANMTHGGRIAMLGLPAEQFPVDWARIVTSMITIKGIYGREMFETWYAMSVLLEGGLDLAPVITGRYGHRDFEAAFADAASGRGGKVILDWTL, from the coding sequence GTGAAGGCGCTGGTCAAGGAGAAGGCGGAACCCGGGCTGTGGCTCGCGGACGTTCCGGAACCCGCCGTCGGACCCGGCGACGTACTGATCAAGGTCCTGCGGACCGGCATCTGCGGCACCGACCTGCACATCCGGGCCTGGGACGGCTGGGCGCGGCAGACGATCCGCACTCCCCTCGTGCTCGGGCACGAGTTCGTCGGCGAGGTGGTGGAGACCGGCCGGGACGTCACCGAGATCGGCGTGGGCGACACGGTGAGCGGTGAGGGCCACCTGGTGTGCGGCAAGTGCCGTAACTGCCTCGCCGGACGCCGGCACCTGTGCCGGGCCACGGTCGGACTGGGCGTCGGCCGGGACGGCGCCTTCGCCGAGTACGTGGCGCTGCCCGCGTCCAACGTGTGGGTGCACCGGGCGCCGGTGGACCTCGACGTCGCCGCGATCTTCGACCCGTTCGGCAACGCGGTGCACACCGCCCTGTCGTTCCCGCTGGTCGGTGAGGACGTCCTGATCACCGGTGCGGGACCGATCGGCCTGATGGCCGCCGCCGTCGCCCGGCACGCCGGCGCGCGCAACGTCGTGATCACCGATGTGAGCGAGGAACGGCTCGAGCTGGCCCGCAAGATCGGGGTGAGCCTCGCGCTGAACGTCTCGCAGTCGACGATCGCCGACGGTCAGCGCGAACTGGGCCTGCGCGAGGGCTTCGACATCGGCCTGGAGATGTCCGGCCGCCCCGAGGCCATGCGCGACATGATCGCCAACATGACGCACGGCGGCCGGATCGCGATGCTCGGCCTGCCCGCCGAGCAGTTCCCGGTCGACTGGGCCCGGATCGTCACCTCCATGATCACGATCAAGGGCATCTACGGCCGTGAGATGTTCGAGACCTGGTACGCGATGTCGGTCCTGCTCGAAGGCGGACTCGACCTCGCCCCCGTGATCACCGGCCGGTACGGCCACCGCGACTTCGAGGCGGCGTTCGCCGACGCGGCGAGCGGCCGCGGCGGCAAGGTCATCCTCGACTGGACCCTCTGA
- a CDS encoding SDR family NAD(P)-dependent oxidoreductase yields the protein MSSQNQKVALVTGASQGIGAALVDAYRKLGHAVVATSRTIAPSDDVDLVTVRGDIADPATAERVIAAGLERFGRIDTLVNNAGIFVAKPFTDYTADDYAAVTGVNLAGFFHLTQLTVPHMLAQGGGHIVNITTSLVDNADADVPSVLASLTKGGLQSATKSLAIEYATRGIRANAVSPGTIKTPMHAEETHQALAALHPVGRMGEVSDIVDAVLYLETAPFVTGEILHVDGGMSAGH from the coding sequence ATGAGCTCTCAGAACCAGAAGGTCGCCCTCGTCACCGGAGCCTCGCAGGGCATCGGTGCCGCTCTCGTCGACGCCTACCGCAAGCTCGGTCACGCCGTCGTGGCCACCTCGCGCACGATCGCCCCCTCCGACGACGTGGACCTGGTGACCGTCCGGGGCGACATCGCCGACCCGGCCACCGCCGAGCGGGTGATCGCCGCCGGACTCGAGCGGTTCGGCCGTATCGACACCCTGGTCAACAACGCGGGCATCTTCGTCGCCAAGCCGTTCACCGACTACACGGCCGACGACTACGCCGCGGTGACCGGTGTGAACCTGGCCGGGTTCTTCCACCTCACCCAGCTGACGGTCCCGCACATGCTCGCCCAGGGCGGCGGCCACATCGTCAACATCACCACCAGCCTGGTCGACAACGCGGACGCCGACGTCCCCTCCGTCCTGGCCTCGCTGACCAAGGGCGGTCTGCAGTCCGCCACCAAGTCCCTCGCCATCGAGTACGCCACCCGGGGTATCCGCGCCAACGCCGTGTCGCCCGGCACCATCAAGACCCCCATGCACGCGGAGGAGACCCATCAGGCCCTCGCCGCCCTGCACCCGGTGGGCCGGATGGGTGAGGTGAGCGACATCGTCGATGCCGTGCTCTACCTGGAGACGGCCCCGTTCGTCACCGGCGAGATCCTGCACGTCGACGGCGGCATGAGCGCCGGCCACTGA
- a CDS encoding LysR family transcriptional regulator gives MAVVELRQLRYFVAVAEELNFGRAAERLLIAGPSLSQQIKALERDLGVRLFDRDRRSVTLTPAGAALLPHTRALLERADDLRHRAGRLSGSRPVRLGYVNWLPADLAVRTAEVAQVHVDAWVAPSHTQADRVAAGSLDLAVCWVRNEDLAQRGLRARLIGADRLYAVSVGGDTGAVAAADTVVLLDDDTASWSSWNAYAEALSRDTGARALRISDGGVTGPAFFDHVRRSRRPLVNCPKGQTTSLPPDLVRREIVAPEVHWTWSLVRRENESRSAVLEIADVLCGGDGDHGIHAPDVWLPDDDPHRLPTA, from the coding sequence ATGGCGGTCGTGGAGCTGCGCCAACTGCGGTACTTCGTCGCGGTCGCCGAGGAACTCAATTTCGGCCGGGCCGCCGAGCGGCTCCTCATCGCCGGACCCTCTCTCTCGCAGCAGATCAAGGCGCTCGAACGCGACCTGGGGGTACGGCTGTTCGACCGCGACCGCCGCTCGGTGACCCTCACTCCGGCCGGAGCCGCGCTGCTTCCGCACACCCGCGCCCTGCTGGAGCGGGCCGACGACCTCCGGCACCGGGCCGGCCGGCTGTCGGGATCGCGGCCGGTACGCCTGGGCTATGTCAACTGGCTTCCCGCGGACCTCGCCGTGCGCACCGCCGAGGTGGCGCAGGTGCACGTCGACGCCTGGGTCGCGCCCTCCCACACCCAGGCCGACCGCGTCGCCGCCGGCAGCCTGGACCTCGCCGTGTGCTGGGTACGGAACGAGGATCTGGCACAGCGCGGACTGCGGGCCCGTCTGATCGGCGCCGACCGGCTCTACGCCGTTTCCGTGGGCGGGGACACCGGTGCCGTGGCCGCAGCGGACACCGTCGTCCTCCTCGACGACGACACCGCCTCCTGGTCGTCCTGGAACGCCTACGCCGAAGCGCTGTCCCGCGACACCGGGGCCCGTGCGCTGCGGATCTCCGACGGCGGCGTCACCGGGCCCGCCTTCTTCGACCACGTGCGCCGCTCCCGCCGTCCGCTCGTCAACTGCCCCAAGGGACAAACCACTTCACTGCCGCCCGATCTGGTGCGGCGAGAGATCGTCGCGCCGGAGGTCCACTGGACCTGGTCACTCGTCCGGCGCGAGAACGAGTCCCGGTCCGCAGTCCTCGAGATCGCCGACGTCCTCTGCGGAGGGGACGGCGACCATGGGATCCACGCCCCGGACGTCTGGCTGCCCGACGACGACCCGCACCGCCTGCCGACTGCCTGA
- a CDS encoding muconolactone Delta-isomerase family protein, which translates to MREFLVQITTTVPEGTSQDEVGRRRAAEAVRAAELAADGHLARLWRPVGELRSIGVWRAADEEELHEKVLGTLPLRPWMSLTVTPLEPHPNDPGDRSGSTV; encoded by the coding sequence ATGCGAGAGTTCCTGGTCCAGATCACCACCACCGTGCCCGAGGGCACCAGCCAGGACGAGGTCGGTCGACGGCGTGCCGCCGAAGCCGTCCGCGCCGCGGAACTCGCCGCCGACGGCCACCTGGCGCGGCTGTGGCGCCCGGTCGGCGAACTGCGCAGCATCGGGGTGTGGCGTGCCGCCGACGAGGAGGAACTGCACGAGAAGGTACTCGGCACGCTGCCGCTGCGCCCGTGGATGTCGCTCACCGTCACCCCGCTCGAGCCCCACCCCAACGACCCGGGCGACCGGTCCGGCTCCACCGTCTGA
- a CDS encoding GPP34 family phosphoprotein has translation MTTARDLLIVAMGTAPGRPVEQGDLSLALAGAELIDLLGAESLTLDGDRIVPALHPATDDHLLDQAASALVRQEPYESVEDWLWRRGRGLSSAYHADLERDGLVTRARGRWIPVATGRRELVDSPARRQAEARRAADEPVLAALAASLGIDEKPADDFEDLTDEAVVTVLATVGEAVTELESVRQRRSIEDAAFDNIWRGQ, from the coding sequence ATGACCACAGCACGGGATCTGTTGATCGTCGCCATGGGGACGGCGCCCGGTCGTCCCGTGGAGCAGGGTGATCTTTCCCTCGCGCTCGCGGGAGCCGAGCTGATCGACCTCCTCGGAGCCGAATCCCTCACCCTGGACGGCGACCGCATCGTGCCCGCCCTTCATCCGGCGACGGACGACCACTTGTTGGACCAGGCCGCGTCGGCGCTCGTCCGGCAGGAACCCTACGAGTCGGTCGAGGACTGGCTGTGGCGCCGGGGCCGCGGGCTGTCCTCGGCCTACCACGCCGACCTGGAGAGGGACGGACTCGTCACCCGGGCACGCGGCCGCTGGATTCCCGTCGCGACCGGGCGGAGGGAACTGGTCGACTCGCCGGCCCGGCGCCAGGCCGAGGCACGCCGGGCGGCGGACGAGCCCGTACTGGCCGCCCTGGCAGCCTCCCTCGGGATCGACGAGAAGCCCGCGGACGACTTCGAGGACCTCACGGACGAGGCGGTCGTGACCGTACTGGCCACGGTCGGCGAGGCGGTGACGGAACTGGAGTCGGTACGCCAGCGGCGTTCCATCGAGGACGCTGCCTTCGACAACATCTGGCGAGGCCAGTGA
- a CDS encoding TetR/AcrR family transcriptional regulator encodes MGRTSDAREKIVSAGRTLIEARGYSALGVAEICRTAGVPKGSFYYFFESKEALALAVVDEHWAVQKEDWTRVLGSEAEPLRRLRRLFEETEAGQRAGRESCGAVSGCMFGNLTLELSNQTEAIRARLQEIFEAQVDMVDAVVTEARARDDVAVTDSREAARSVVAQLEGQVMFAKLYNDTGRMAPLWQNCLALLGAAPVAH; translated from the coding sequence ATGGGACGGACCAGTGACGCCAGGGAGAAGATCGTCAGCGCCGGGCGGACACTCATCGAGGCGCGCGGCTACTCGGCCCTGGGGGTGGCCGAGATCTGTAGGACGGCCGGGGTGCCGAAGGGGAGTTTCTACTACTTCTTCGAGTCGAAGGAGGCCCTCGCGCTGGCCGTCGTGGACGAGCACTGGGCGGTCCAGAAGGAGGACTGGACGCGCGTACTGGGCAGTGAGGCGGAGCCGCTGCGAAGACTGCGGCGGCTGTTCGAGGAGACGGAGGCCGGTCAGCGGGCGGGCCGGGAGAGCTGCGGTGCCGTGTCGGGCTGCATGTTCGGCAACCTGACCCTGGAGCTGAGCAACCAGACCGAGGCGATCCGCGCCCGCCTGCAGGAGATCTTCGAGGCACAGGTCGACATGGTGGACGCGGTCGTCACCGAGGCCCGTGCACGCGACGACGTCGCCGTGACCGACAGCCGGGAAGCGGCGCGGTCCGTCGTCGCCCAGCTCGAGGGCCAGGTGATGTTCGCCAAGCTCTACAACGACACGGGCCGGATGGCTCCGCTGTGGCAGAACTGCCTGGCCCTGCTGGGGGCCGCCCCGGTCGCGCACTGA
- a CDS encoding GAF domain-containing protein: protein MRYDPSRPAGRLLLTPEDKEAPARALRLRRLGLGGGPDPVLDSFADRLAECTGAPYAMVNFIGEKGQFFAGLHAPATGPVAKSDGTRPRVGRSMPRDHGFCPHVVVRRKALVLEDVSDYPRFAGNPVVDEFGMRSYLGAPLIDTTGMVLGTVCVVDVEPRAWGKAGLETIKSTAADLAARLERRADDGFPL from the coding sequence ATGAGGTACGACCCGTCACGCCCGGCCGGTCGTCTGCTGCTCACGCCGGAGGACAAGGAGGCCCCGGCCCGGGCCCTACGGCTGCGCAGACTCGGCCTGGGGGGCGGCCCCGACCCCGTGCTGGACTCCTTCGCGGACCGCCTCGCCGAGTGCACCGGAGCGCCGTACGCCATGGTCAACTTCATCGGCGAGAAGGGTCAGTTCTTCGCGGGCCTGCACGCCCCGGCCACCGGGCCCGTCGCGAAGAGTGACGGCACCAGACCTCGGGTCGGGCGGTCCATGCCGCGCGACCATGGTTTCTGCCCCCATGTGGTGGTCCGACGCAAGGCGCTGGTCCTGGAGGACGTCAGCGACTACCCGCGGTTCGCGGGCAATCCGGTGGTCGACGAGTTCGGTATGCGTTCGTATCTCGGCGCCCCGCTCATCGACACCACGGGCATGGTGCTGGGGACGGTGTGCGTCGTCGACGTCGAGCCGCGCGCCTGGGGGAAGGCGGGTCTGGAGACCATCAAGTCGACCGCGGCGGATCTCGCGGCACGGCTGGAGCGGCGGGCCGACGACGGATTCCCGCTGTGA
- a CDS encoding ATP/GTP-binding protein, whose translation MDYDDSSDPFPTALKILVAGGFGVGKTTFVGAVSEIAPLSTEELLTTVSAATDNLDGIENKVETTVAMDFGRITLDPQHVLYLFGTPGQERFWFMWDELSEGALGAVILADTRRLEECFAAVDFFEQRGVGFIVAINEFDGSYRYDPEEVRAAIDLDPQIPVVRCDARISSSGVQTLLTLVRHLIAHSPAPAPSHGAHM comes from the coding sequence ATGGACTACGACGACAGCTCTGACCCCTTCCCCACCGCGCTCAAGATTTTGGTGGCCGGAGGGTTCGGAGTGGGCAAGACGACCTTCGTGGGCGCGGTCAGCGAGATCGCGCCCCTCAGCACAGAGGAGCTGCTCACCACGGTCAGTGCGGCGACCGACAACCTCGACGGCATCGAGAACAAGGTCGAGACGACGGTGGCCATGGACTTCGGCCGCATCACCCTCGATCCGCAACACGTCCTGTACCTGTTCGGCACGCCCGGACAGGAGCGGTTCTGGTTCATGTGGGACGAGCTCTCGGAGGGCGCGCTCGGCGCGGTCATCCTGGCCGACACGCGGCGGCTGGAGGAGTGCTTCGCCGCAGTCGACTTCTTCGAACAGCGCGGCGTCGGCTTCATCGTCGCGATCAACGAGTTCGACGGCTCCTACCGGTACGACCCGGAGGAGGTCCGCGCCGCCATCGACCTCGACCCGCAGATCCCCGTCGTGCGCTGCGACGCCCGGATCTCCAGCTCGGGCGTACAGACCCTGCTCACCCTTGTCCGGCATCTCATCGCCCATTCTCCCGCCCCCGCGCCGAGCCACGGTGCCCACATGTGA
- a CDS encoding DUF742 domain-containing protein — MATAGDGPWLDDAAGRLVRPFTVSNGRTRPSVVFDLLSHVRATGATPLGYLGPEHAQALDLCRAPVSIAEVAAHLRLPAVVTKVLLSDLVDCGALTTKPPEFHHNPTDRALLEAVLDGLRRQL; from the coding sequence GTGGCGACGGCCGGTGACGGGCCCTGGCTCGACGACGCGGCCGGTCGGCTGGTGCGCCCCTTCACGGTCAGCAACGGTCGCACCCGGCCCAGCGTCGTCTTCGACCTGCTGTCGCACGTGCGGGCCACCGGGGCCACACCCCTCGGCTATCTCGGTCCGGAGCACGCGCAGGCGCTCGACCTGTGCCGCGCGCCCGTCTCGATCGCCGAGGTCGCCGCCCATCTCAGGTTGCCCGCGGTGGTCACCAAGGTGCTGCTGTCGGACCTCGTCGACTGCGGGGCGCTGACCACCAAGCCACCCGAGTTCCACCACAACCCGACTGACCGGGCCCTTCTGGAGGCAGTGCTCGATGGACTACGACGACAGCTCTGA
- a CDS encoding roadblock/LC7 domain-containing protein — protein MASEAPTGHVSDLDWLMSGLVQRVPHTTSAVLLSCDGLVKSVHGLDPDSADHMAALASGLYSLGRSAGVRFGDGGDVRQVVVELDSTLLFVTTAGSGTCLAVLAGREADAAVLGYEMAMLVKSVRPYLVTAPRQHAVEPSAMRP, from the coding sequence ATGGCGAGCGAAGCGCCGACCGGCCATGTATCCGATCTCGACTGGCTGATGAGCGGCCTCGTGCAGCGCGTACCGCACACCACCAGCGCGGTTCTCCTCTCCTGCGACGGGCTGGTGAAGTCGGTCCACGGCCTCGACCCGGACAGCGCCGACCACATGGCGGCCCTGGCCTCCGGGCTCTACTCCCTCGGCCGCAGCGCCGGCGTCCGGTTCGGCGACGGCGGGGACGTCCGCCAGGTCGTCGTCGAGCTCGACTCGACCCTGCTGTTCGTGACCACGGCCGGCTCCGGCACCTGTCTCGCCGTCCTGGCCGGCCGCGAGGCCGACGCGGCGGTGCTCGGCTACGAGATGGCGATGCTGGTCAAGAGCGTGCGCCCCTACCTGGTGACGGCGCCCCGGCAGCACGCCGTCGAACCGTCGGCGATGAGGCCTTGA
- a CDS encoding ATP-binding protein, giving the protein MSHLRAPAARADRREGGRHGRPPAARTAPGLPETHIRPQLMRLAVLPPVAVALSACAALLFTLRSTGTHLGLTLCGVLAGAASVALAGILIAAVAADRAATSVRDRIGALRRGNARGEAELRALVEALRRGEGPPQRKARSGPPADADDFELLAADLARAHDGAVTAVVQAAQLSSQAGSEQKLEVFLNLARRLQSLVHREISILDELENEIEDPDLLKGLFHVDHLATRIRRHAENLAVLGGAVSRRQWSNPVDMTEVLRSAIAEVEQYSRVKLVPPIDGTLRGHAVADVIHLLAELVENATVFSAPHTQVLLRANLVTSGLAVEVEDRGLGMPVGEQHRMNALLADPDQVNVASLLADGRIGLFVVSQLAKRHGIHVRLQNNIYGGVQAVLVVPQALLGTAPGAGGTLGGQSVQETPGIPGTALPQGSRGLEGQQRQGQGASGVPGAVSGAPGPSVPAPRRHAQAGSGSGAGKREASARPPNDPRPGQRESGRSAAPMAGNGGPAPLPRRGAHDERPNPAEARPGIRPDDRRVVAEHTATPPTPRGAGTVRGTMERPQLPRRRAQEHIAPQLRDGPAPRLETDQPAGHDPGLMAAFQRGVGLAEAQQHLETTYTEPTPPTNPAAMETGHMESVPMESAHTEHVPTESTIRSSPSALDGSPHGREPYDSAPLHGRIGHG; this is encoded by the coding sequence ATGTCTCATCTCCGCGCCCCGGCCGCCCGTGCAGACCGCCGTGAGGGCGGACGGCACGGCCGGCCGCCGGCCGCCCGCACCGCACCCGGGCTGCCCGAGACCCACATACGTCCCCAGCTGATGCGTCTCGCCGTGCTGCCACCCGTCGCGGTCGCCCTCAGCGCCTGCGCGGCCCTTCTGTTCACCCTGCGCTCCACCGGCACCCATCTGGGCCTCACGCTGTGCGGAGTGCTCGCGGGCGCGGCCTCGGTGGCCCTCGCGGGCATCCTGATCGCCGCGGTGGCCGCCGACCGCGCCGCGACCTCCGTACGCGACCGCATCGGCGCCCTGCGCCGCGGCAACGCCCGCGGCGAGGCCGAGCTCCGGGCCCTGGTCGAGGCCCTCCGCCGGGGCGAGGGCCCACCACAGCGAAAGGCGCGCAGCGGTCCGCCCGCGGACGCCGACGACTTCGAACTGCTCGCCGCCGACCTGGCCCGTGCGCACGACGGCGCCGTCACCGCCGTCGTGCAGGCGGCACAGCTCTCCAGCCAGGCGGGCAGCGAACAGAAACTCGAGGTCTTCCTCAACCTCGCCCGGCGCCTGCAGTCGCTGGTGCACCGCGAGATCTCGATCCTCGACGAACTCGAGAACGAGATCGAGGATCCCGACCTGCTCAAGGGCCTGTTCCACGTCGACCACCTCGCCACCCGCATCCGCCGCCACGCCGAGAACCTCGCCGTGCTCGGCGGTGCGGTCTCCCGGCGCCAGTGGAGCAACCCGGTGGACATGACCGAGGTGCTGCGCTCCGCCATCGCCGAGGTCGAGCAGTACTCGCGGGTCAAGCTCGTCCCGCCGATCGACGGCACCCTGCGCGGCCACGCCGTCGCCGACGTCATCCACCTGCTGGCCGAACTCGTCGAGAACGCCACGGTGTTCTCCGCCCCGCACACCCAGGTCCTGCTGCGCGCCAACCTCGTCACCTCGGGCCTCGCCGTCGAGGTCGAGGACCGCGGACTCGGCATGCCCGTCGGGGAACAGCACCGGATGAACGCCCTGCTCGCCGACCCCGACCAGGTCAATGTCGCCAGCCTGCTGGCCGACGGCCGCATCGGGCTCTTCGTCGTCTCCCAGCTCGCCAAACGGCACGGGATCCACGTCCGGCTGCAGAACAACATCTACGGCGGGGTGCAGGCCGTACTCGTCGTCCCGCAGGCGCTGCTGGGTACGGCGCCGGGTGCCGGCGGGACGTTGGGCGGGCAGTCGGTGCAGGAGACGCCGGGCATCCCGGGGACGGCCTTGCCTCAGGGGTCCCGGGGGCTTGAGGGGCAGCAACGCCAGGGGCAGGGTGCCTCGGGCGTTCCGGGGGCGGTGTCCGGGGCACCGGGGCCGTCGGTGCCGGCGCCCCGACGGCACGCGCAAGCCGGGTCCGGGTCCGGTGCGGGGAAGCGGGAGGCGTCCGCCAGACCTCCGAACGATCCGCGCCCGGGACAACGGGAGAGCGGCCGCTCCGCGGCGCCGATGGCCGGGAACGGCGGTCCGGCCCCGTTGCCCCGGCGCGGCGCCCACGACGAGCGGCCCAACCCGGCCGAGGCGCGGCCCGGTATCCGGCCCGACGACCGGCGGGTCGTCGCGGAGCACACGGCCACGCCGCCCACGCCTCGGGGCGCCGGCACCGTGCGCGGCACCATGGAGAGACCCCAACTGCCCCGGCGCCGCGCCCAGGAGCACATCGCGCCCCAACTGCGCGACGGCCCCGCACCCCGCCTGGAAACCGACCAGCCGGCCGGGCACGACCCGGGTCTGATGGCGGCCTTCCAACGAGGTGTCGGACTTGCCGAGGCCCAGCAACACCTGGAGACGACGTACACCGAGCCGACGCCCCCCACCAACCCGGCAGCCATGGAGACCGGCCACATGGAGTCCGTCCCCATGGAGTCCGCCCACACGGAGCACGTCCCCACGGAGTCGACGATCAGGAGCTCGCCGTCGGCTTTGGACGGGTCCCCACATGGGCGCGAACCCTATGACTCCGCCCCACTTCATGGACGTATCGGCCACGGGTGA
- a CDS encoding MBL fold metallo-hydrolase, giving the protein MAGFRSLSSGLRALRPVAFGADPEGERMARIRRSPHFKDGVFQNPGGEARTRPSGSMTAFAKVFFDKDSRPRRAPSGTIPLHTTTLADIARPPATGLRLTWTGHSSVLAEIDGQRVLFDPVWGERCSPFPFAGPKRLHPVPLALTALGPVDVVVISHDHYDHLDLPTIKALAGTDTVFAVPLGVGAHLERWGVSPDRLRELDWHETTKVGGLTLTATPARHFCGRGLRNTQHTLWASWVVTGAEHRIFHSGDTGYFEGFREIGAAHGPFDATMIQIGAYSDFWPDIHMTPEEGVRAHLDLQGGDPAVGVLMPIHWGTFNLATHPWAEPGEWTMREAHKAGVTMAAPRPGEPFEPADSPPATPWWRAVALAPADGWPTWPPVVSGPEQALVGE; this is encoded by the coding sequence GTGGCCGGATTCCGTTCCCTCAGCTCCGGGCTCCGAGCGCTGCGGCCCGTGGCCTTCGGCGCGGACCCCGAGGGTGAGCGCATGGCGCGCATCCGTAGATCGCCCCATTTCAAGGACGGCGTCTTCCAGAATCCCGGGGGCGAGGCCAGGACCCGGCCCTCCGGCTCCATGACGGCGTTCGCGAAGGTCTTCTTCGACAAGGACTCGCGGCCCCGTCGCGCACCCAGCGGCACGATTCCGCTGCACACCACCACCCTCGCCGACATCGCCAGGCCGCCCGCCACCGGGCTGCGGCTGACCTGGACGGGCCACTCCAGTGTGCTCGCGGAGATCGACGGACAGCGGGTGCTGTTCGACCCCGTGTGGGGCGAGCGCTGCTCCCCGTTCCCCTTCGCCGGGCCGAAGCGGCTGCATCCGGTGCCGCTCGCGCTGACCGCGCTCGGTCCGGTCGACGTCGTGGTCATCTCCCACGACCACTACGACCATCTCGACCTGCCCACCATCAAGGCGCTGGCCGGCACGGACACCGTGTTCGCCGTACCGCTCGGCGTGGGCGCCCACCTCGAGCGCTGGGGCGTGTCCCCCGACCGCCTGCGCGAGCTGGACTGGCACGAGACGACCAAGGTCGGCGGGCTCACCCTGACCGCCACCCCGGCCCGCCACTTCTGTGGCCGGGGCCTGCGCAACACCCAGCACACGCTCTGGGCCTCCTGGGTCGTCACCGGAGCCGAGCACCGGATATTCCACAGTGGGGACACGGGGTACTTCGAGGGCTTCCGGGAGATCGGCGCGGCGCACGGTCCGTTCGACGCCACGATGATCCAGATCGGTGCCTATTCGGACTTCTGGCCCGACATCCACATGACGCCGGAGGAGGGAGTCCGTGCCCACCTCGACCTGCAGGGCGGGGATCCGGCCGTCGGTGTCCTGATGCCGATCCACTGGGGCACCTTCAACCTGGCGACACATCCGTGGGCGGAGCCCGGGGAGTGGACGATGCGGGAGGCTCACAAGGCCGGGGTCACCATGGCGGCGCCACGGCCCGGCGAGCCGTTCGAGCCGGCCGACTCGCCGCCCGCGACCCCGTGGTGGCGGGCCGTGGCGCTCGCGCCTGCCGATGGCTGGCCGACCTGGCCACCGGTGGTCTCCGGTCCGGAGCAGGCGCTCGTGGGGGAGTAG